In Alistipes ihumii AP11, a genomic segment contains:
- the nrdD gene encoding anaerobic ribonucleoside-triphosphate reductase, whose protein sequence is MNGTSFNIVKRDGKHEPFSMDKITAAIEKAFRSVGQTPTAETLGKLTSCLYIHEGTSVEEIQNQVELTLMSHGYYGVAKSFIIYRQQHFEDREVRDKLAFLVDYCNAENPATGSKYDANANVENKNIATLIGELPKRNFIRLNRRLLCDRIKEMYGREMADSYIELLDRHFIYKNDETSMANYCASITMYPWLVGGTISIGGNSTKPTNLKSFCGGFVNMVFIVSSMLSGACATPEFLMYLNYFIGQEYGPDYYRDPDRVVDLSLKRRTLDKVITDCFEQVVYSINQPTGARNFQAVFWNIAYYDRYYFESLFGNFFFPDGSRPDWDSLDWLQRRFMRWFNDERTKTVLTFPVETMALLSENGDVKDKEYGELTAEMYAAGHSFFTYMSDNADSLSSCCRLRNEIQDNGFSYTLGAGGVSTGSKSVLTVNLNRCIQYAVRNGRPYTEFLEDVVDRMHKFQLAYNENLKHLQSKGMLPLFDAGYITMGRQYLTIGVNGLVEAAEFLGIEISDNPQYAAFVQDVLGIVEKYNKQYRTADVLFNCEMIPAENVGVKHAKWDREDGYVVPRDCYNSYFYAVEDPSLNVLDKFRLHGRRYVEHLTGGSALHMNLDEHLSKAQYRQLLRVAAREGTNYFTFNIPNTVCNDCGHIDKRYLKECPVCHSRNTDYLTRVIGYLKRVSNFSKPRQKEAAARHYNHAAAETETAPAAVTETTPTSC, encoded by the coding sequence ATGAACGGAACCAGTTTCAACATCGTCAAACGGGACGGCAAGCACGAACCTTTTTCGATGGACAAAATCACGGCGGCCATCGAAAAGGCATTCCGCTCCGTGGGCCAGACACCGACCGCGGAAACGCTCGGCAAGCTGACCTCCTGCCTTTACATCCACGAGGGGACGAGCGTGGAGGAAATCCAGAATCAGGTCGAGCTGACGCTGATGAGCCACGGCTACTACGGCGTCGCCAAGTCCTTCATCATCTACCGGCAGCAGCATTTCGAGGACCGCGAGGTACGCGACAAGCTCGCCTTTCTGGTCGACTACTGCAACGCCGAGAATCCGGCTACGGGCAGCAAGTACGACGCGAACGCGAACGTCGAGAACAAGAACATCGCCACGCTGATCGGCGAGCTCCCCAAGCGCAACTTCATCCGGCTGAACCGCCGGCTGCTGTGCGACCGGATCAAAGAGATGTACGGCCGCGAGATGGCCGACAGTTACATCGAGCTGCTCGACCGGCATTTCATCTACAAGAACGACGAGACGAGCATGGCCAACTACTGCGCCAGCATCACGATGTACCCTTGGCTCGTCGGCGGGACGATCTCGATCGGCGGCAACTCGACCAAGCCGACGAACCTGAAATCGTTCTGCGGAGGATTCGTCAACATGGTCTTCATCGTCAGCAGCATGCTCAGCGGCGCTTGCGCGACGCCCGAGTTCCTGATGTACCTGAACTACTTCATCGGGCAGGAGTACGGCCCGGACTATTACCGCGATCCGGATCGCGTCGTCGACCTGTCGCTCAAGCGCCGTACGCTCGACAAGGTCATCACCGATTGCTTCGAGCAAGTCGTCTACTCGATCAACCAGCCGACCGGCGCGCGGAATTTCCAAGCCGTTTTCTGGAACATCGCCTACTACGACCGCTACTATTTCGAGAGCCTGTTCGGCAACTTTTTCTTCCCCGACGGATCGCGGCCCGACTGGGATTCGCTCGACTGGCTGCAGCGCCGCTTCATGCGCTGGTTCAACGACGAGCGGACCAAGACGGTGCTCACCTTTCCCGTCGAGACGATGGCCCTGCTGTCCGAGAACGGCGACGTAAAGGACAAGGAATACGGCGAGCTGACGGCCGAGATGTATGCGGCGGGCCACTCGTTCTTCACCTACATGAGCGACAATGCCGACTCGCTGAGCAGCTGTTGCCGGCTGCGCAACGAGATTCAGGACAACGGTTTCAGCTACACGCTCGGGGCGGGCGGCGTATCGACCGGGTCGAAAAGCGTGCTGACGGTCAATCTGAATCGCTGCATCCAATACGCCGTACGCAACGGACGGCCTTACACCGAGTTTCTGGAAGACGTCGTCGACCGCATGCACAAATTCCAGCTCGCCTATAACGAGAACCTGAAGCATCTGCAGTCGAAAGGCATGCTGCCGCTGTTCGACGCGGGATACATCACCATGGGCCGCCAGTATCTGACCATCGGCGTCAACGGACTTGTCGAGGCGGCCGAGTTCCTCGGCATCGAGATCAGCGACAACCCGCAGTACGCCGCCTTCGTGCAGGACGTGCTCGGAATCGTCGAGAAGTACAACAAACAGTACCGGACGGCCGACGTGCTGTTCAACTGCGAGATGATCCCCGCCGAGAACGTGGGCGTCAAGCATGCCAAATGGGACCGCGAGGACGGCTACGTCGTCCCGCGCGACTGTTACAACAGCTACTTCTATGCGGTCGAGGACCCGTCCCTGAACGTGCTCGACAAGTTCCGGCTGCACGGACGGCGCTACGTCGAGCACCTGACCGGCGGCTCGGCCCTGCACATGAATCTCGACGAGCATCTGTCGAAAGCGCAGTACCGCCAGCTGCTGCGCGTCGCTGCCCGCGAGGGGACGAACTATTTCACGTTCAATATTCCGAACACCGTCTGCAACGACTGCGGCCACATCGACAAGCGCTACCTGAAAGAATGCCCCGTCTGCCACAGCCGCAACACGGACTATCTGACGCGCGTGATCGGCTACCTGAAGCGCGTGAGCAACTTCTCGAAGCCGCGTCAGAAAGAGGCCGCCGCACGCCATTACAACCATGCTGCCGCAGAGACGGAAACCGCTCCGGCCGCCGTAACCGAAACCACCCCGACATCATGCTGA
- the secE gene encoding preprotein translocase subunit SecE, with translation MRFINYVKNAYAELVQKVSWPSWSQLSNSAVIVMTASLLFAVVVLVMDQAFENLMKAIYSILY, from the coding sequence ATGAGATTTATAAACTACGTTAAGAACGCCTATGCCGAGCTGGTTCAGAAAGTGTCCTGGCCGTCATGGAGCCAATTGTCGAACTCGGCGGTAATTGTTATGACAGCTTCCCTGTTATTCGCCGTGGTCGTGCTCGTGATGGACCAGGCGTTCGAGAACCTGATGAAGGCCATATATAGTATTCTTTATTAA
- the tuf gene encoding elongation factor Tu, protein MAKEKFDRSKPHVNIGTIGHVDHGKTTLTAAITTVLAKKGLSELRSFDSIDNAPEEKERGITINTSHVEYQTANRHYAHVDCPGHADYVKNMVTGAAQMDGAILVVAATDGPMPQTNEHVLLARQVNVPRIVVFLNKCDMVDDPEMLDLVELEVRDLLSKYDFDGDNAPIIRGSALGALNGEAKWEDKVMELMDAVDSYIPLPQRDNEKPFLMPVEDVFSITGRGTVLTGRIETGVIKVGDPVEIIGLAEKSLTSTCTGVEMFRKLLDEGEAGDNVGLLMRGIDKKEVKRGMVVAKPGSITPHTKFEAEVYILKKEEGGRHTPFHHKYRPQFYLRTLDVTGEVELPEGVEMVMPGDNVSITVTLIYPVALNVGLRFAIREGGRTVGAGQITKIIE, encoded by the coding sequence ATGGCAAAAGAAAAATTTGACAGGTCCAAACCGCATGTGAACATCGGTACGATCGGACACGTAGACCACGGTAAAACTACTCTTACCGCTGCAATTACCACGGTTCTTGCAAAGAAGGGTCTTTCTGAACTCCGCTCTTTCGACTCGATCGACAACGCTCCCGAGGAGAAGGAACGCGGTATCACCATCAACACCTCTCACGTGGAGTACCAGACGGCTAACCGTCACTACGCTCATGTGGACTGCCCGGGCCACGCCGACTATGTGAAGAACATGGTGACGGGCGCCGCTCAGATGGACGGTGCGATTCTGGTCGTAGCCGCCACCGACGGTCCGATGCCTCAGACCAACGAGCACGTGCTGCTGGCGCGTCAGGTGAACGTTCCGAGAATCGTCGTTTTCCTGAACAAGTGCGATATGGTGGACGATCCCGAGATGCTCGACCTCGTCGAGCTCGAGGTGCGCGACCTGCTGAGCAAGTACGATTTCGACGGCGACAACGCTCCGATCATCCGCGGTTCCGCTCTGGGCGCTCTTAACGGCGAAGCCAAGTGGGAAGACAAGGTCATGGAGCTGATGGATGCCGTGGACAGCTACATTCCGCTGCCCCAGCGCGATAACGAAAAGCCTTTCCTGATGCCTGTCGAGGACGTGTTCTCGATCACCGGCCGCGGTACCGTGCTGACGGGCCGTATCGAAACCGGAGTCATCAAGGTGGGCGATCCGGTGGAGATCATCGGTCTGGCCGAGAAGTCGCTGACTTCGACCTGCACCGGCGTGGAGATGTTCCGTAAGCTGCTCGACGAGGGCGAGGCCGGCGACAACGTGGGCCTGCTGATGCGCGGTATCGACAAGAAGGAGGTAAAGCGCGGTATGGTCGTTGCCAAGCCGGGCTCGATCACTCCGCACACGAAGTTCGAGGCCGAGGTCTATATCCTGAAGAAAGAGGAAGGCGGCCGTCACACTCCGTTCCACCACAAGTACCGTCCGCAGTTCTATCTCCGTACGCTCGACGTGACGGGCGAGGTAGAGCTTCCGGAAGGCGTTGAGATGGTGATGCCGGGCGACAACGTGTCGATCACCGTGACGCTGATCTATCCGGTGGCCTTGAACGTCGGTCTGCGCTTCGCTATCCGCGAGGGCGGCCGTACGGTCGGCGCAGGCCAGATCACGAAGATCATCGAATAA
- the nusG gene encoding transcription termination/antitermination protein NusG, with product MSEKEQKQWYVIRAIGGKEKKVKEYIETEVHNNHLEDFISQVLIPTEKVYQIKNGKKISREKVSYPGYVLVEAALVGEIPFMLRNTPNVLGFLGDTKASTMEATPLRPQEVSRILGRVDELSVGEEENEVPFFVGETVKVTDGPFSSFSGTIEAVDNDRKKLTVSVKIFGRKTPMELSFMQVEKE from the coding sequence ATGAGCGAAAAAGAGCAGAAGCAGTGGTACGTGATCCGTGCCATTGGAGGCAAGGAGAAGAAGGTAAAGGAATACATCGAGACGGAAGTCCACAACAATCATCTCGAAGACTTTATTTCTCAGGTCCTGATTCCGACCGAGAAGGTTTACCAGATCAAGAACGGTAAAAAGATCAGTCGGGAGAAAGTCTCTTATCCGGGCTATGTACTGGTCGAAGCGGCTCTCGTAGGCGAGATCCCGTTTATGCTTCGCAATACTCCCAACGTTCTGGGCTTCCTCGGAGACACGAAGGCATCCACGATGGAGGCGACCCCTCTGCGCCCCCAAGAAGTGAGCCGTATCTTAGGCCGTGTCGACGAACTGAGCGTAGGGGAGGAGGAAAACGAGGTTCCTTTCTTCGTCGGCGAAACCGTCAAAGTGACCGATGGCCCGTTCTCGAGCTTTTCGGGTACGATCGAGGCGGTGGACAACGACCGGAAGAAACTGACGGTTTCCGTGAAGATATTCGGACGCAAGACTCCTATGGAGTTGAGCTTTATGCAAGTGGAAAAAGAATAA
- a CDS encoding glycosyl hydrolase: protein MTTFRHALILVPAALLLTGAKPADSLRATFADPGAEYRPVPFWHLNGRLSSDEIVRQIEDAKNLAGFGGVTVLPVSPGAQHPTGKPCPGMEPAYLSREYFDRYEEMLRTSERLGQKLIVYDDIDFPSGTAGGRLLREYPRYTRKLLEMQEFEVCGPARFEYPLAVSDTLRCMAVSAMETASRRIVDLGAAVRRDTLAWDVPDGVWKIMFFNCRYAVHPLVDYMEPEAVGCCISMTYDQYAKRFGRYFGGVVDKVFFDDVGYVSMERTWTPAITGLFESRYGRPAALYYPALFYDIGPETAAARVAFYDLRAELMAEGYPRQVAQWCASHGLSSIGHPPGNYCTNPTDMHGDILKFYRHTQIPLTDYIFYYGHGRDGFKQVGSAADLYDRPLVGAELCGAFDAAMDSLMLYRVTLDLFARGVNYLVPHGMWYDPAPEHVRIPPLISPYNPTLAPALKRYSDFAARSCAMLQGGRRVADVAVLYPIAAAQAGFRFGGGDEWGESAPPELDYQRVGALLTTVLHRDYTLVHPEMLTDGRVRPEGRTMLLDNRVNRQRYDVLILPGGKVFSAEALGRVREFYERGGRVIATSCLPERSAEFGMDDALRSEVEALFGSPSERRAGTIRRNGAGGAAVFVPEPDARSLERAFAALEADPDVVIADTARHAGSGTSFGYLTKMVASEQEASASDPTGGNGASFCYIHKQKDGRDIYFFTNSSNDSISTLVSLRGRLKLQRWDPFTGETTGLASRRERRSGGTYTHFELDLPPVSGVFVVGERRE from the coding sequence ATGACGACTTTCCGACATGCATTGATTCTTGTCCCGGCGGCGCTGCTGCTGACCGGGGCCAAGCCCGCCGACTCGCTGCGGGCGACTTTCGCCGATCCCGGCGCCGAATACCGTCCGGTGCCTTTCTGGCATCTGAACGGACGGTTGAGCTCCGACGAGATCGTCCGGCAAATCGAAGACGCGAAAAATCTGGCCGGCTTCGGCGGCGTGACCGTGCTGCCCGTTTCGCCCGGAGCGCAGCATCCGACCGGCAAGCCCTGCCCGGGCATGGAGCCGGCTTATTTGAGCCGGGAGTATTTCGACCGGTACGAGGAGATGCTCCGGACCTCGGAGAGACTCGGACAGAAGCTGATCGTGTACGACGACATCGATTTCCCGAGCGGTACGGCCGGCGGCCGGCTGTTGCGGGAATATCCCCGGTATACGCGCAAACTGCTCGAAATGCAGGAGTTCGAAGTATGCGGTCCGGCCCGTTTCGAGTATCCGTTGGCCGTCTCCGATACGTTGCGTTGCATGGCCGTTTCGGCCATGGAGACCGCCTCGCGCCGGATCGTCGATCTGGGTGCCGCCGTCCGCCGGGATACGCTGGCGTGGGACGTCCCGGACGGAGTGTGGAAAATCATGTTCTTCAATTGCCGGTATGCGGTCCATCCGCTGGTCGATTACATGGAGCCGGAGGCCGTCGGGTGCTGCATTTCGATGACTTACGACCAGTATGCGAAGCGTTTCGGACGCTATTTCGGCGGCGTGGTCGATAAAGTGTTTTTCGACGATGTGGGCTACGTGTCGATGGAGAGGACGTGGACGCCCGCGATTACCGGGCTGTTCGAGAGTCGGTACGGCCGCCCGGCCGCGCTCTACTATCCGGCGCTGTTCTACGACATCGGGCCGGAAACGGCCGCCGCCCGCGTGGCGTTCTACGATCTGAGGGCGGAGCTGATGGCCGAGGGCTATCCCCGTCAGGTCGCGCAGTGGTGCGCCTCGCACGGCCTGAGCAGCATCGGGCATCCGCCGGGCAACTATTGCACGAATCCGACCGATATGCACGGCGATATCCTGAAATTCTACCGGCATACGCAGATTCCGCTGACGGACTATATATTCTATTACGGGCACGGCCGCGACGGCTTCAAGCAGGTCGGTTCGGCGGCCGACCTGTACGACCGGCCGCTGGTCGGGGCGGAGCTGTGCGGAGCTTTCGACGCCGCGATGGACTCGCTGATGCTCTACCGCGTGACGCTCGATCTGTTCGCGCGCGGCGTCAACTATCTGGTGCCGCACGGAATGTGGTACGACCCCGCGCCGGAGCATGTGCGGATACCGCCTCTGATTTCGCCCTACAATCCGACGCTGGCTCCGGCGCTGAAGCGGTACAGCGATTTCGCCGCGCGTTCGTGCGCGATGCTGCAGGGCGGGCGGCGCGTGGCCGATGTCGCGGTACTTTACCCGATTGCGGCGGCTCAGGCCGGATTCCGTTTCGGCGGCGGGGACGAATGGGGCGAGAGCGCGCCTCCGGAGCTGGACTACCAGAGGGTAGGCGCCTTGCTGACCACCGTGTTGCACCGGGACTATACGCTGGTGCATCCCGAAATGCTGACCGACGGTCGCGTGCGGCCTGAGGGCCGGACGATGCTGCTCGACAACCGGGTGAATCGCCAGCGGTACGACGTGCTGATCCTGCCCGGCGGGAAGGTTTTCTCCGCCGAGGCGCTCGGCCGGGTCCGCGAATTCTACGAGCGTGGCGGCCGGGTGATCGCCACGAGCTGTCTGCCCGAGCGTTCGGCCGAGTTCGGCATGGACGACGCGCTTCGCAGCGAGGTAGAGGCTCTTTTCGGTTCTCCGTCCGAGCGGCGGGCGGGAACGATTCGCCGCAACGGGGCCGGGGGAGCGGCCGTCTTCGTGCCTGAGCCCGACGCCCGGTCGCTGGAGCGGGCCTTTGCCGCTTTGGAGGCCGATCCGGATGTCGTGATTGCCGATACGGCGCGGCATGCCGGCTCGGGGACCTCGTTCGGCTATCTGACGAAAATGGTCGCTTCGGAGCAGGAAGCCTCCGCCTCCGATCCGACCGGCGGAAACGGAGCCTCTTTCTGCTATATCCACAAGCAGAAAGACGGGCGGGATATTTACTTCTTTACGAACTCGTCGAACGATTCGATCTCGACGCTGGTTTCGCTGCGCGGCAGGCTGAAGCTGCAGCGGTGGGACCCGTTCACGGGCGAGACGACCGGGCTCGCCTCGCGCAGGGAGCGCCGCAGCGGCGGAACCTATACGCATTTCGAGCTCGATCTGCCTCCCGTGTCGGGCGTTTTCGTCGTGGGCGAGCGCCGCGAATAA
- a CDS encoding secondary thiamine-phosphate synthase enzyme YjbQ: MVSQTEFSLRPRPRGCHLVTDEILAQLPPLPRAGLLHLFLQHTSAALTINENADPDVRSDMASVFDRLIREREPYYAHTLEGDDDMPAHAKSTLAGVSLTIPITAGRPNLGLWQGIYLCEFRNHGGARRIVATVVG; encoded by the coding sequence ATGGTATCGCAAACCGAGTTCTCGTTGCGCCCCCGTCCGCGCGGTTGCCATCTGGTAACCGACGAAATTCTCGCGCAACTGCCTCCGCTGCCCCGCGCGGGGTTGCTCCACCTGTTCCTGCAGCACACTTCCGCCGCCCTGACGATCAACGAAAACGCCGACCCGGACGTGCGCTCCGACATGGCCTCCGTGTTCGACCGCCTGATCCGCGAACGCGAGCCCTATTACGCTCACACGCTCGAAGGCGACGACGACATGCCGGCGCACGCCAAATCGACGCTCGCCGGCGTATCGCTGACGATCCCGATTACGGCCGGCCGGCCGAATCTCGGTCTGTGGCAGGGCATCTACCTGTGCGAGTTCCGCAATCACGGCGGCGCACGCAGGATCGTCGCCACGGTCGTTGGCTGA
- the hpf gene encoding ribosome hibernation-promoting factor, HPF/YfiA family, with protein sequence MNVKIQSVKFDADKRLVDFIQAKMDKMDRFVERAIGAQVTLRIDKDDEQGNKVAIVKIDVAGDELLAERRCKTFEEAIDLCLDAIKKQIDKYKEKRR encoded by the coding sequence ATGAACGTGAAGATTCAATCCGTAAAGTTCGACGCCGACAAGCGGCTGGTCGATTTCATTCAGGCCAAGATGGACAAGATGGACCGTTTCGTCGAGCGTGCGATCGGGGCTCAGGTTACGCTGCGTATCGACAAGGACGACGAGCAGGGCAACAAGGTGGCTATCGTCAAGATCGACGTAGCGGGAGACGAGTTGCTGGCCGAGCGCCGCTGCAAGACGTTCGAGGAGGCGATCGACCTGTGTCTGGACGCGATCAAGAAGCAGATCGACAAGTATAAGGAAAAGCGCCGGTAG
- the rpsU gene encoding 30S ribosomal protein S21, which translates to MIIMPIKEGENIERALKKFKRKYERTGVLKELRRRQYFTKPSVVARENKLHAIYVEHMDRDDE; encoded by the coding sequence ATGATTATCATGCCGATCAAAGAGGGCGAGAACATCGAGCGCGCTCTGAAGAAGTTCAAAAGAAAATACGAAAGAACCGGCGTTCTGAAGGAACTCCGCCGTCGCCAGTATTTCACCAAGCCGTCCGTCGTGGCGCGCGAGAACAAGCTGCACGCGATCTACGTGGAACACATGGATCGCGACGACGAGTAG
- the rnr gene encoding ribonuclease R: MVKKEKKSPRGDKRRKDAPALIAELFRSLPDKRYSVKSLMAAVGATTRDEKERVRGIVRDLAAEGVIEQVSEGKYRLSHSERETVEGTVDMTSSGALYVIVEGMDKDIYVNASRTSHALHGDRVRVAITRKGRTGNPEGEVVEIVERSKKNYVGVVEMSEGDAFAFVRVDSRKMATDIFVPARALHGAKGGEKVLVKITGWPDTMRSPEGEIVDVFGEPGDNNAEMHAILAEFDLPYGYPEEVEKEAEKIPETITDEEIAARRDMRGVATFTIDPADAKDFDDALSIRRLENGNYEVGVHIADVTHYVHPGDLIDTEGQNRATSVYLVDRTIPMLPERLSNGLCSLRPHEEKLCFSAVFELDEQAQVLGEWFGRTVIYSDRRFTYQEAQEVIETGRGDFADEILKLNGLAQTLRKERFRNGSISFEREEAKFDLDENGKPLRVYFKEMKESNQLIEEFMLLANRRVAEFVGRKRKGAQNAERTFVYRVHDKPNSDKMAQFRSFVLRFGYQMKAEGNKAVAKEINRLMKKIHGKKEENIISTLAIRSMAKATYTTDNIGHYGLAFDYYTHFTSPIRRYPDMMVHRLLAHYLAGGKSEDKEYYERLCEHCSAMEVRAADAERASIKYKMVEFMLDKLNEEFDGHISGITEWGIYVELEDTKIEGMVALRDMTDDFYLFDEENYSVKGREHGRTFTLGDEVRIRVVRADLQRKQLDFDLVASYDFDTKEATPVE; encoded by the coding sequence ATGGTTAAGAAAGAAAAAAAGTCCCCGAGGGGGGACAAGCGGCGGAAAGACGCCCCGGCTCTGATTGCGGAGCTGTTCCGCTCGCTGCCGGATAAGCGTTATTCGGTAAAGAGCCTGATGGCGGCGGTCGGCGCGACGACCCGGGACGAGAAGGAACGGGTGCGCGGAATCGTTCGCGATCTGGCGGCGGAGGGCGTGATCGAGCAGGTTTCGGAAGGAAAATACCGACTGAGTCACTCCGAGCGGGAGACGGTCGAGGGAACGGTCGACATGACTTCCTCGGGCGCGCTGTACGTGATCGTGGAGGGTATGGACAAGGATATTTACGTGAATGCCTCGCGAACGAGCCATGCGTTGCACGGCGACCGGGTGCGCGTGGCCATCACCCGCAAGGGCCGTACCGGCAATCCCGAAGGCGAGGTCGTCGAGATCGTCGAGCGGTCGAAGAAGAACTACGTCGGCGTCGTCGAGATGTCCGAGGGCGACGCCTTCGCGTTCGTTCGCGTCGACAGCCGCAAGATGGCGACGGATATTTTCGTGCCGGCGCGCGCCTTGCATGGCGCGAAAGGCGGCGAAAAGGTGCTCGTAAAGATCACGGGTTGGCCCGATACGATGCGCAGCCCCGAAGGAGAGATCGTCGACGTGTTCGGCGAGCCGGGCGACAACAATGCCGAGATGCATGCGATTCTCGCCGAATTCGATCTGCCGTACGGCTATCCCGAGGAGGTCGAGAAAGAAGCTGAGAAAATTCCCGAAACGATCACCGACGAGGAGATCGCCGCGCGACGCGACATGCGCGGCGTGGCGACGTTCACGATCGATCCGGCCGATGCGAAGGATTTCGACGACGCGCTCTCGATCCGCCGGCTGGAAAACGGGAACTACGAGGTCGGCGTACATATCGCCGACGTAACGCATTACGTGCATCCGGGCGACCTGATCGATACCGAGGGGCAGAACCGGGCCACGTCGGTCTATCTGGTCGACCGGACGATTCCGATGCTGCCGGAGCGGCTGTCGAACGGGCTCTGCTCGCTGCGGCCTCACGAAGAGAAGCTGTGCTTCTCGGCCGTGTTCGAGCTCGACGAGCAGGCGCAGGTGCTCGGAGAGTGGTTCGGCCGCACGGTGATCTATTCCGATCGCCGCTTCACGTATCAGGAGGCTCAGGAGGTGATCGAAACCGGTCGGGGAGATTTCGCCGACGAGATACTGAAACTGAACGGGCTGGCCCAGACGCTGCGCAAGGAGCGTTTCCGCAACGGATCGATCAGCTTCGAACGCGAGGAGGCCAAGTTCGATCTGGACGAGAACGGCAAGCCGCTGCGGGTCTATTTCAAGGAGATGAAGGAGTCGAACCAGCTGATCGAGGAGTTCATGCTGCTGGCCAACCGCAGGGTGGCCGAATTCGTCGGCCGTAAGCGCAAGGGCGCGCAAAACGCCGAGCGGACGTTCGTCTACCGAGTGCACGACAAGCCCAATTCCGACAAAATGGCCCAGTTCCGCAGTTTCGTGCTCCGTTTCGGCTACCAGATGAAAGCTGAAGGGAACAAGGCCGTGGCGAAAGAGATCAACCGGCTGATGAAGAAAATTCACGGCAAGAAGGAGGAAAACATCATATCGACGCTGGCGATCCGTTCGATGGCCAAGGCGACCTATACGACCGACAACATCGGCCATTACGGGTTGGCGTTCGACTACTACACCCATTTCACGTCGCCGATCCGCCGTTATCCCGACATGATGGTGCACCGGCTGCTGGCCCACTATCTGGCAGGCGGCAAGTCGGAGGATAAGGAGTACTACGAGCGGCTGTGCGAGCACTGTTCGGCGATGGAGGTCCGCGCGGCGGATGCCGAGCGCGCGTCGATCAAGTACAAGATGGTCGAGTTCATGCTCGACAAGCTCAACGAGGAGTTCGACGGCCATATCTCGGGCATCACCGAGTGGGGCATCTATGTCGAGCTGGAGGATACCAAGATCGAGGGCATGGTGGCGCTCCGCGACATGACCGACGATTTCTATCTGTTCGACGAAGAGAACTACTCGGTCAAAGGGCGCGAGCACGGGCGCACGTTCACGCTCGGCGACGAGGTGCGCATCCGCGTCGTAAGGGCCGACTTGCAGCGCAAACAGCTCGATTTCGATCTGGTCGCCTCGTACGACTTCGATACGAAGGAGGCGACGCCGGTCGAGTAG
- a CDS encoding tyrosine-type recombinase/integrase → MFEDYLTYLLAEKRYSPLTVRAYGDDIRQFALFCLRAGDPETCSAEDSGSEGAAETPLAGPRLVCPLPEGFDPARVRGDDLRAWIMYLTGEKKLSARSVNRKISSVKSFYRFLRKRKIVDRDLFARITALKTPSRLPSFVEESRMNSLVDELLDPSDDFLAQRDALVILLLYATGIRLAELLSLRIDDFSDDFDILKIKGKGDKERIVPVVGPVAALVRRHLELIRAENVCESGNNCLFLTRDGKPMSRTEAYRVVHGVLREAGVQGKSSPHVLRHTFATHLLNRGTDIRVIQELLGHASLEATQIYTHNSIEALKQAYKQAHPRAKKR, encoded by the coding sequence GTGTTCGAAGACTATCTGACATATCTGCTCGCCGAGAAGCGCTACTCGCCGCTGACGGTCCGCGCCTATGGCGACGACATCCGGCAGTTCGCGCTTTTCTGCCTGCGCGCAGGCGATCCGGAGACCTGTTCTGCCGAGGATTCCGGCAGCGAGGGCGCGGCGGAAACCCCTCTGGCCGGACCCCGGCTCGTCTGTCCGTTACCCGAAGGGTTCGATCCGGCTCGGGTGAGGGGCGACGATCTGAGGGCTTGGATCATGTATCTGACCGGAGAGAAAAAGCTGTCGGCCCGCAGCGTGAATCGGAAGATCTCGTCCGTCAAGTCGTTCTATCGCTTTCTTCGCAAGCGCAAGATCGTCGACAGAGACTTGTTCGCCCGCATTACGGCGCTGAAAACGCCGAGCAGGCTACCTTCCTTCGTCGAGGAAAGCCGGATGAATAGTCTGGTCGACGAGCTGCTGGATCCGTCGGACGACTTTCTGGCGCAGCGCGACGCGCTCGTGATCTTGCTGCTCTACGCTACTGGCATACGTCTTGCGGAATTGCTCTCTTTGCGGATCGATGATTTTTCCGACGATTTCGATATTTTGAAAATCAAGGGAAAGGGAGATAAGGAACGGATCGTTCCGGTGGTCGGGCCGGTGGCGGCGCTCGTGCGGCGGCATTTAGAGCTGATTCGTGCGGAGAATGTTTGCGAATCCGGGAATAATTGCCTATTTTTAACTCGTGACGGCAAGCCTATGAGCCGCACCGAGGCCTACCGCGTCGTGCACGGCGTGCTGCGCGAGGCCGGAGTGCAGGGCAAGAGCAGTCCGCACGTGCTGAGACATACGTTCGCGACGCATCTGCTGAACCGGGGGACCGACATCCGCGTGATTCAGGAACTGTTGGGCCATGCGAGTCTCGAGGCGACGCAGATCTATACGCACAACAGCATCGAGGCGCTCAAACAGGCGTACAAACAGGCCCACCCGAGGGCCAAAAAGAGATAA